Sequence from the Mycoplasma cottewii genome:
TTCTAAATTGTATAAAAAGAGTGAAAATGAATATGTTTTTGTAGTTAAGTCTATATTTGGACTAAAAACTATTAAACATATCGAAGGTGTAATACAAGATGTTATAAAAAAAGAATTACATAATGAAGTTTTATTAAGTTTTACTGATGAAAAAAAATATAAAAAAGAACAAGAAACATTATCTAGCCAAGCAACTAAACAAGAAGAACAAGTAAAACCAAAATCAAGTTCTTTATTAAAAAAACCTAGCAGATTAATAGGAAATACATTTGATAATTTTGTTGTTGGACCTAGTAATGAACAAGCTTTTTTAGCTGCTCAAACTGTTGCTAAAAATCCCGGTTTTGCTTATAATCCATTATTTATTTATGGAGAATCAGGAATGGGGAAAACTCATATTTTAAAAGCTACTAAAAACTATATTGAGAATAATTTTTCTGATTTAAAAGTAGTTTATATGAGTGGTGAAGAGTTTGCTAGAAAAGCAATTGATGTACTACAAAAAACTCATCAAGAAATCGAAGCATTTAAAGATGATATCTTGATAAATGATGTGTTAATAATTGATGATATCCAATTTTTAAGCAATAAAATAAAGACAAATGAGCTGTTATTCACAATTTTCAACAATTTTATTGAGTATGATAAACAACTGATTTTTTCAAGTGATAAATCACCTGAACAATTAAACGGTTTTGATAATAGATTAATTACTAGATTTAATATGGGATTAAGTATTCCAATTATGAATTTAGATATAAAAACAGCAACTGCAATCATTAAAAAAGAACTTAAAGAACAAAATCCTAACTTAGATTTCTCACCAGAAGCTATTAACTTTTTATCTAATTATTATGCTGATGATGTTAGAAAAATCAAAGGTTCAATATCTAGATTAAGTTTCTGAATGTTACAAAATCCAGATCAAACAATTATTTCTATTGATATTGTTACTGAATTGTTTAAAGGTGTTCCTACTTCTAAGTTCGGTATATTAAATGTTAAAAAAATCAAAGAAGTTGTTTCTGAAAAATACGGTGTTAGTGTTAATGCAATTGATGGAAGAGGAAGAGCAAAAGCGATTGTTGAAGCAAGACATATTGCAATGTATCTTACAAAAATCATCTTAAATCATACTTTAGTTCAAATAGGTGAAGAATTCGGTGGAAGAGATCATACAACAGTTATAAACGCTGAACGTAAAATAAATAAAATGTTGAAAGATAACAAAGAATTTAAAAAAATTATGGAAAACTTAAAGGCTAAAATCTTAGCAAAATAAACTATTAAATCCTTTAAAATAAAGACTTTTAATTATTTATCCACATTTCTACTCCATAATAAGAATAATAAATAAAGTAATTAAGAAATATAGTAATTATTAGTAATTTAGGATTTTTTCTTTTGAACATACTTTGTAAAAATAAAGTAAAAATTCATTTGAAAAATAGATGAAAAAACACATACAAAAAATTAAAATATAAATAAATATGTTATTAAAGACAATAGAATCTTTAGGAGATAAAAACATGAATATTAGAATCAATAGAATGGTGTTATTAGATAATTTACAAAAAGCAGTTAAACTTATAGACCATAAAAATACTAATCCTAGTTTAACTGGTATTTATTTAAATGCAGAAAATGATAAAGTAAGTATTATTTCAACTAATGGTACACTTTCATTTAAAAGTATTTTAGATAATAAAAATTCTGATTTAGAAATTAAACAAGAAGGTAAAGTTATAATTAAACCTAAATATGTTTTAGAAATGCTAAGAAAGTTAGAAGATGAATTTGTAATATTAACAATGGTTGAAGATAGTGAATTAACTATTAGAACTCATAATTCTGATTTTAATGTTAGTGTTTTAAATGCAGATGATTATCCTTTAATTGGTTTTAGAGAAAAAGGTACTGAAATTGTTTTAAATCCAAATGAAGTTAAAAGAACTATTTATCAAGTAATTGTTTCAATGAATGAAAATAATAAAAAATTAGTTTTAACAGGTTTAAATTTAAAAGTAGAAGATGATAAAGTAATTTTCTCAACAACTGATTCATTCAGAATAAGTCAAAAAGTTTTACAAGCAAAATCTAAAATAGTTGAACATGTTGATATAACAATTCCTTATAAAACTGTTAGTGAATTACCTAGATTATTAGATAATGCTAAAAATTTAAAAATAATATTATTTGAAGGATATATTACTTTTATTATTGATAATGTAGTTTTCCAATCAAATTTAATAGACGGAAGATTTCCTAATGTACAAATTGCCTTTCCTAAAGAATTTGAAACAATTATTAGTTTAAAACAAAGAGTGATTTCTAAATTATTATCAAGATTTGATTTTCCTACAGATGACGGTATGCCAAGTATTGTTAATATTAAAGTTGACAATGATAAAATTTATTTCAAAACTTCTATTTCAGAAGTTGGAAAATATGAAGAAGAATTTGAAGATTTCTCTATTGAAGGAAACAAAAATATTTCAATAAGTTTTAATACTAGATTTTTAATTGAAGCTATCAAAACTTTAGATGAAGATATTATTGAATTAAAATTAATTAACTCAACAAAACCAATCATTTTAAACAATATGAGTGATGAAGATTTAAAACAAGTTATTCTTCCTACGTTTTTAAGTAATTAATTTATATTGTAAAAAATAAGTGTGTTGATAAAATAAAAACCGTTTCAATGCAACGGTTTTTTAATTGAAAGAATTAAATTTTATTATGTTTCCCACTTTAAGCATAAAATAATATTAAGAATCAAATTCTATCTGTTCATTTGATTTAGAAAAAATATTAATTTCATTGTCAATTTTAATTTTTCTAACATATCATCTTTGACTAGATTTACATAAACTAATAAAGTTTTCTAAGCGATTTTTTGTTCTATCTATATCTTTAAGAGTTATCACAATACTGAATTTTATTTTGTCATTATTAGTGTTATTTAATCTATATTTTTTAGTAACTTTAATTCCTCAAGAAAGATGATTGTTTTTTACTTTTATTGATTTTCTAGATTTACCTGTTTCAGTTGTTTCTTTTTTCTCAATAATTTTAACGGTATTTCATTTTGAAAATTCTTTTCTTGCTTCTTGTTCGTTTATATAAACATTATCTTCATGAGAAGATTGTTTATTTTCATTTAATGGTTTTATTTTTAAATTTTCTCTTTCTCCAATCATTGGTCCAAATTGGAAATCTAATTCATTTTTAGTGTAATCAACACCTTGATTTCTATTAGTATCAGTAAAATATACTAGTGTTGCTTTTACAGTGAACGGAAAAGCATTGTCTTGAACAGGGACTGGGAATTCATGATTATAAGTATGATATTCTTTTGTGTAAGATGATAAAACTATTTTAATTTCATGATTTTTAGATTCAACAATATCATTTATTTTTATTGGCACAATTCCATGTCCTACTATGTCTTTATCATTGTCATTAGATATTGCGGAATCAATTATTAAAGCTTTAGCTTCTTCTTTTGAAAATTTTAATTTATGAATAAGATATGCAACTTTTCTTGTTATTCAAGGTGCTGCAAATGAAGTACCAATAACTTTATAAACACCATTAGCTGTACAAGTTGTGATAGGTTTATCTTTAGTTCCACCGTAATAACTGACATCAGGTTTATTAAAGAAATGTAGAACAGGCCCTTTTCTAGAATAACTTACAGGATTATTTTTGTAATCAACTGAATTTACAACAATTGAATTTATTGAATCTGCAGGAGATCCTATTCTTTTTAAATTTAATTCATCCACTTCTTTATTAGTTCCTGCAACTATAAAAATAACATCATTTTCATATTGCAATTTATCTAGTAAATGTCCCATAACTGATATTGAGTTTTTATCTATTTCTAATTTTGAACCTAAAGATAAATTTCAAACTTTAATATCTTTATTATTTTCAACAATATTTTTTATTTTGTTATAAAGAGATAAAGTACTGTTTCAATTATTTTTAGCTACACCAAAATGTCGTACTCTAAATCTACCGCAATTATCTTCTAAATGTTTATTAAAAGATGGACCATCAACGATAATAGAAGTTACAGCTGTTCCATGATTAAAATCATTTTGTGATAAAGGTATTTCATCTGAGATATCTTTTTTAAATTCAACTCATTTTGAAAAATAAACTCTGTTATCAAACATTGTATCAATTACTCCAACAACAGGTTCAAATGTAGGATCTGGTATTGTTAAAATATTATTGTTAGAAACTAAGTTATAGTCATCATCTTTTCAATCTACTTCATTTAAATCTTCAACAGACATTGAAATTAAATATGGAGCTTTTTCTTTTAATAAATTGTATGATTCACTATCTAAATAAAATGTATTTTTACTAATTCTATCTCGTGTATTTAAATTAATATTTAATTGTTTTAATAATTCGATTTCATCAACATTAATATCATATAAAGTTACTATTTTTTCATTATTTAAATCAGTATGAGTAGTTTTAACATTAAACTCTTCAATGTGAGATAAATCAACAATTACAGAACGAAATTGAGTTTTAGATATTTCACTTGATGATATATCAATTTGATTATTTGAAATTCGATCTAATAATTCATTTGTTATGAATTTAATGTTGTTTTGTTCTAATTGATTAACTATCATCGATAATTTATTGATTGCATTTTTTAATATATCTTTTTCAATATAATAAGTTATTAAATGCTTTTGTTTTATATTATTATTTTCATAATCATCAATTAAACTAACACCAACTATTTTGTCATTATTTTGTTTTAATGCTGAATAAAATAATTGGTTTATTCTTTTGCTTTTTGCTGCTATTGAATAGTATTTAACATTTATTAAAGCATCAATTTCTAAGTTCTGATTTTTTCAAAAATTATAAGCATTATTTAATTGATCTAGTAAATTTTTAATATGATCCACTTTTAAATATTTTTTACCACTTAATTTAGGATCACCAGGTTTTGAAGGATTAGGTTTTGACTCGAATTCACCTTTTAAAACTAGCAATGAATTCATATTATTCTCCTTTCAGCTTTACGGCTACGTTACTTTTTGAAATACCTGTTAATATTTCAATTTCTCTAACTGTAAAATTATTTTCTTTTAATTTTTTTAGATCATAACTATCATTTGAAATTTGTTTATAAAGTCTTTTTAAATAATCATGTTCATCATTAGGATCACTTAAATAAATTGCTGATTTAATAATATTTTTTAGTTCACCAGGTAAAGGAATTTCTTGCATTAAAGAAATGATTTTTCTAAATAATTTAAGTTCACTTTTTACGTTCTCAACTTTTTTAAGATAATGTTTTAAAATAACTTCACTAATATCAATAAGATCTTGTCTTTGGTATCTATTGAAATTTAAAACTAAATCAAATCTTCTACTTAATGCTTTATCAAAATGTTTGAATAAGTTAGTTGTAGCTATAAGTATAATATTTTCATTTAAACTATCTAAAGCTTTCAAAATACTAGTAGTAACTCTACCCATTTCTCTAACATCTTTTTGATCAACACGTTCTAAAGCAAGTGCATCAATTTCATCAAAACAAATAATAACTTTTTCAGGTGAAGAGATATTATTAATTGCATCAAATAATTCTGAAATATTTTTTCCAGTTTGTCCTAAATGAGAATCAATAATATTATTTGAATCAATAATAAATAAATCTCTATTTAATATTCTTGCGATTTGTTTTACACTTTCAGTTTTTCCTGTTCCTGGTGGACCTTGAAATAAAAATTTATTTATTGCGACTTTACGATTTATCGCATTAATTATACCTTTGATATCTTCTGAGATTTTTTCTGGAAGTGGAAGTGGTTCTAAACTTGTTTGTAATTGTATTTTTTGAGCAAATGGAATTGTTATATCAGAACTTAATTGAGGAACAAAATTATTAGCTCCACGCAACATTGAAAAGATATATTCACCTAATTCATCATCATTTGTTTTGTAAAATTCTTCAGCAATTAAATACGCTTCTTTTCTAAAAGCTATATCATTTTCTTCTATATGATATTGTATTAAATTTAAGACATTAGCCTTTCTCATAACATCATTACCTTTCATAAGTTAATTATAAATAACATTTGGACAAAAAAGCAATAAAAAGGACAAAAATAAAAATAATTTCATAATTAATATTTGTAAAAATTTTATAATTATCAATAAATTGTAAAGTATTAAAATATACAATATAATAGAAATTGAGTTGATAAATATATATAATTTTTAGTCTGTTTTTATACTAACAGGAGATATAAAAATGCTTAATAAAATCAAACAAGTTATTATAGTAGAAGGTAAAACTGATACTCAAAAACTTAAAAATATTTTTGGTAATGAGATTAAAACTATTGAAACTAATGGATTGAGTTTAGATCAAAAAACTCTTAGAATAATTAAAGAATTTAACGATACAGTTGGAGTTATTATTTTTACTGATCCAGATGGAGCTGGTAAGAAAATTAGAGAACAAATTATTAATTATTTAGATAATAAAGTCTTAAATGCTTTTATAACAAAACAAGATGTAAACAAACAATATAAAAAAATAGGAATAGCTCAAGCTGATGAGTCCGCTATTAAAAAAGCTTTATCAGAACTAATAGTTTATGATAAAAATAATGATTCTATTAGTTGAAATGATTATGTTAATAATGATTTTTATTTAAAATCTAATAGAGATAAAATTTGTAAACATTTTAATTTTGAAAAATCAATTAGTTCAAAAACTTTGTTTAAATGATTAAATTGAATGAACTTAAAAGTAAAAGATATTAAAGAAATATTAGGAGAATAAAATGCAAGTAAAAGCTAAAAAACATTTTGGTCAAAACTTTATATCAGATCCTAAATTAATAAGTAAAATTGTTGATGTCTTAGGTGATGATTCTGATCAATTAATAATTGAAATAGGACCAGGAACTGGAGCATTAACAACTGAATTAGTTAAAAGATTTAAAAAAGTTGTTGCTATTGAAATTGATAAAGAATTAGAACCGATTTTAAGATCAAAAATTAATTCAGATAATTTTGATTTTGTTTTAGCTGATGTTTTAACTGTTGATTTTGAATCTTTAATTAAACAATACGATTTTAAAAAAGTTTCTATTATTTCAAATATGCCTTATTACATAACAAGTGAAATTTTATTTAAAACTCTTAAAATAAGTCATTTATTAAATAAAGCAGTTTTTATGATGCAAAAAGAAGTAGCGGTTAGATTGTGTGCTAATAAAAATGAAAATAACTACAATAATTTATCAGTTGTTTGTGAATTTTATTCTGATAGAAAATATGAATTTACTGTAGTTAAAGGAATGTTTAGACCTATTCCAAAAGTTGATTCAGCAATTGTTAGTTTAACTTTTAATGATAAGTTTAAATCTCAAGTTAAAGATGATCAAAAATTTGCTGAATTTGTAAGAAAATTATTTAACAACAAAAGAAAAACTATTTTGAACAATTTAACAAATATTGTTAGTGATAAAAATTTAGCTTTAGATTATTTAAATAAAGCAAACATTGATGCTAAAAAAAGACCTGAACAATTAGGTTTAGAAGAATTTATTTTACTATTTAATTTGATAGGTTAATCATGAAATTTAATTTAAAAAAGATACTTTATGTAAAAGATTTTAAACAGATAATGTCGCTAACAATTCATATATTTTTACAATTATTTTTTGCAGCAATTATATCTCAAATAAATATTTTATTATTTAGTTGATATGCTGGAGGAACAGGATTTTTTGCTGCAGTTAATAAAACAACAACATTATTTATTGCTATTCAATTTATTCCTGGTTTAGTTGCTAGTGGAACGTTGGTTGTAGGAAGTAAATTATTTGGTCAAAATAAAGAAAAAGAATTATCTAAACTAATAACTACTGGTATTTTAATTAACTTAACTATTACTTTATTTATCTATATTTTAACTAGTGTATTTGCTTCAACTTTTTTAAGTTGATTAGATGCAAAAAATGAATTCATAGTTACTAATAATAAGTACAATCAAATTAATGAATTAGATTTTTGTGTAAAGTATTTTCAAATTATAAATATTAGTTTAGTAATTATGTCAGTTGTTCAAGTTTTAGTTGCTGGATTACAAATCATTAGTAAACAACGTCACATTGCAATTGGTTCAATTTTATCTAATGTGGTAGATATTATTTTGGTTGTATTAGTTTTATATGCATTTGATTGAAATCCTATTTATGCTAGTTTAGGTTTAGTCTTAGCAGTTTTATTTCAATTAGTTTATATGATAGTAGTAAATGTTATTTATATTGATTATAGAAATTGAAAATTTATTAATCAGATTGAAGTTAAATATATGTTTGAAACTATTAAAATAGGTCTTCCTATAACTTTAGAAGTAGGATTATGAAACGTATGTAATTTTGTTGCAAATACAGCTATTAGTCATTTATATGTAAATTCAACTTTTATTGATCAACAACAAGTAATTAATACTTTTATAAACTTACATAGAACATTAACTGCTATTGTACAGTACTCAATTACTTTCTTATTAGCTATAAGTACAATTACATCAATGTTAGTAGCTAAAATGATAGGAAAAAATGATAAACAAAAAGCTTTTGAAATAGGAGTTAGTTGTTGAAAAATAGCAATTTATTCTCAGTTATTATTATCATCAATTACTTTAGTTTTAACTTATCCATTACTAAAAGCATTCAACATAAATTCAACATTAATTAATAAGTATGGATATATTTTAATGAGTGTGTTGTTTATTAAACTTTTATTTGATACTGCTAATATGACTTTACTAAGAGCATTATGATCAACTGGAGATTTATGAATACCTTTATCAATATCAGTTGTTACAATGATTAGTGGTATGTGTTTATTACCTTGACTTGTTAGTTCTACTTTTAAAGGTGATACAGGTTATGGTTTAGTTCTTATTTATTTAGTTATAAGTTTAGATCCTATTTTAAGATCAATAATCTATACTAAACGTTGATTTAAAAGAAAATGAGAAAGCCGTATTAAAGTTGTTTAATTCAATATTTTTACTAGATAAAAATCATATTTAATGACTCAAAAATTTCATAAAAATAAATCTTATTTTTCTTTATGTTAAATAAGATTTTTTCTTTGTGTTTATCAGTGTTTTTACAAGACTTTTAGACCGATTTTAGATATAATTAATATATGTGTTTTATATATGTTATATGTATGTTAAATGTACGGTTTATGTATGTATTAAATATATAAAATTAAAAGTGTTTTTTATGGGGTATTTTTTATTTTGCTTTATAAAAAAATGATTAGGAGGAAGAAAAAATGTCTGTAAATTATGATGCTGAATCGATAAAAGTTTTAAAAGGTTTAGAAGCAGTTAGAAAACGTCCAGGAATGTATATTGGATCAACTTCTAAAACTGGATTACACCACTTAGTGTGAGAAATTTTAGATAACTCTGTTGATGAGGCTATGGCAGGATATGCAGATAAAATTGACATTACACTTACAGTTGATGGAGAAGTTATTGTTCAAGATAATGGACGTGGTATTCCTACTGGTATTAATCAAGAATCAGGAAAATCAGCTTTAGAGTTAGTATTTACTCAACTTCACGCTGGAGGTAAATTTGATTCTGATAGTTATAAAATTTCAGGTGGATTACACGGAGTTGGAGCCAGTGTTGTTAATGCTTTATCATTATATGTTGATGTTGATGTTTACAGAGAAAACATTCATTATCACCAATATTTTAGTGAAGGTGGAACAAAAGAATCAGCTTTAGAAAATTTAGGACCAACAGAATTAAGAGGAACTAAAGTTAGATTTAAACCAGATCCTGAAATATTTAAAGAAACAGTAAATTTTGATTATGATGTTGTTAGAAATAAAGCAAAACAATTAGCTTACTTAAATAAAGGTCTAAGATTAACTTTAACTGATCAAAGAGTTGATAAAAGTGTTGAGTATTATTTTGCTAATGGAATCTTAGATTACATTAAAGAAAAAAATGAAAACAAAACAACAATAAATCCAAACATTTTTTATGTTGATTCAAAATACAAAGATATCGAAGTTGAAGTAGCATTACAATATAATTCTGACTATCAAGAAAATTTAATTACTTTTGTTAATAACATTAACACTCTTGAAGGTGGTACTCATGAAGATGGGTTAAAACAAGCTTTAATTAGAGATATCAATAGATATGCTGAAAATGTTATTAAATCTAATAAATCAAATGGAAAATACTCTTGAGATGATATTAAAGAAGGAATGGTATGTATTGTTTCAGTAAGACATACCGATCCACAATATGAAGGTCAAACTAAGACAAAATTATCTAACTTAGATGCTAAAGAAGCAGTTAATGAAATTATTGGTCAAGCATTCGAAGAATTCTTATTGAAATCTCCAGAAGATGCTAAAGCTATTTTAGATAAAAATGCTAATGCACAAAAAGCAAGAATTGCAGCTCAAAGAGCAAGAGAAGAAACAAGAAGAAAATCAGCTTTAGATACTTTCTCATTACCAGGAAAATTAGCAGATTGTGAAAGTAAAGATGCAAGCATTGCTGAGTTATATTTAGTTGAGGGAGATTCAGCTGGTGGTAGTGCTAAAACTGGAAGAAACAGACGTTTTCAAGCTATTCTGCCTTTAAGAGGTAAAGTATTAAATGTTGAACGTGTAACTGAAGCTAGAGCATTTGCAAATAATGAAATTAAATCAATCATCACTGCAATTGGAACAGGAATAAAAGAAGAATTAGATCTT
This genomic interval carries:
- the gyrB gene encoding DNA topoisomerase (ATP-hydrolyzing) subunit B — its product is MSVNYDAESIKVLKGLEAVRKRPGMYIGSTSKTGLHHLVWEILDNSVDEAMAGYADKIDITLTVDGEVIVQDNGRGIPTGINQESGKSALELVFTQLHAGGKFDSDSYKISGGLHGVGASVVNALSLYVDVDVYRENIHYHQYFSEGGTKESALENLGPTELRGTKVRFKPDPEIFKETVNFDYDVVRNKAKQLAYLNKGLRLTLTDQRVDKSVEYYFANGILDYIKEKNENKTTINPNIFYVDSKYKDIEVEVALQYNSDYQENLITFVNNINTLEGGTHEDGLKQALIRDINRYAENVIKSNKSNGKYSWDDIKEGMVCIVSVRHTDPQYEGQTKTKLSNLDAKEAVNEIIGQAFEEFLLKSPEDAKAILDKNANAQKARIAAQRAREETRRKSALDTFSLPGKLADCESKDASIAELYLVEGDSAGGSAKTGRNRRFQAILPLRGKVLNVERVTEARAFANNEIKSIITAIGTGIKEELDLSKLRYGKIVIMTDADVDGAHIRILLLTFFYRYMKELINNGNIYIAQPPLYKIESSKRVEYAYTDAELEALKNNEFKDTKYTIQRYKGLGEMDPLQLWETTMDPQQRTMLQISLDDAALANEVFSDLMGEDPELRKNYIQDNAKFVENIDV
- a CDS encoding S8 family peptidase codes for the protein MNSLLVLKGEFESKPNPSKPGDPKLSGKKYLKVDHIKNLLDQLNNAYNFWKNQNLEIDALINVKYYSIAAKSKRINQLFYSALKQNNDKIVGVSLIDDYENNNIKQKHLITYYIEKDILKNAINKLSMIVNQLEQNNIKFITNELLDRISNNQIDISSSEISKTQFRSVIVDLSHIEEFNVKTTHTDLNNEKIVTLYDINVDEIELLKQLNINLNTRDRISKNTFYLDSESYNLLKEKAPYLISMSVEDLNEVDWKDDDYNLVSNNNILTIPDPTFEPVVGVIDTMFDNRVYFSKWVEFKKDISDEIPLSQNDFNHGTAVTSIIVDGPSFNKHLEDNCGRFRVRHFGVAKNNWNSTLSLYNKIKNIVENNKDIKVWNLSLGSKLEIDKNSISVMGHLLDKLQYENDVIFIVAGTNKEVDELNLKRIGSPADSINSIVVNSVDYKNNPVSYSRKGPVLHFFNKPDVSYYGGTKDKPITTCTANGVYKVIGTSFAAPWITRKVAYLIHKLKFSKEEAKALIIDSAISNDNDKDIVGHGIVPIKINDIVESKNHEIKIVLSSYTKEYHTYNHEFPVPVQDNAFPFTVKATLVYFTDTNRNQGVDYTKNELDFQFGPMIGERENLKIKPLNENKQSSHEDNVYINEQEARKEFSKWNTVKIIEKKETTETGKSRKSIKVKNNHLSWGIKVTKKYRLNNTNNDKIKFSIVITLKDIDRTKNRLENFISLCKSSQRWYVRKIKIDNEINIFSKSNEQIEFDS
- the dnaA gene encoding chromosomal replication initiator protein DnaA → MEEKDLLKKLKLSLSENPNIDEAVYNEYISTSKLYKKSENEYVFVVKSIFGLKTIKHIEGVIQDVIKKELHNEVLLSFTDEKKYKKEQETLSSQATKQEEQVKPKSSSLLKKPSRLIGNTFDNFVVGPSNEQAFLAAQTVAKNPGFAYNPLFIYGESGMGKTHILKATKNYIENNFSDLKVVYMSGEEFARKAIDVLQKTHQEIEAFKDDILINDVLIIDDIQFLSNKIKTNELLFTIFNNFIEYDKQLIFSSDKSPEQLNGFDNRLITRFNMGLSIPIMNLDIKTATAIIKKELKEQNPNLDFSPEAINFLSNYYADDVRKIKGSISRLSFWMLQNPDQTIISIDIVTELFKGVPTSKFGILNVKKIKEVVSEKYGVSVNAIDGRGRAKAIVEARHIAMYLTKIILNHTLVQIGEEFGGRDHTTVINAERKINKMLKDNKEFKKIMENLKAKILAK
- a CDS encoding ATP-binding protein, which produces MRKANVLNLIQYHIEENDIAFRKEAYLIAEEFYKTNDDELGEYIFSMLRGANNFVPQLSSDITIPFAQKIQLQTSLEPLPLPEKISEDIKGIINAINRKVAINKFLFQGPPGTGKTESVKQIARILNRDLFIIDSNNIIDSHLGQTGKNISELFDAINNISSPEKVIICFDEIDALALERVDQKDVREMGRVTTSILKALDSLNENIILIATTNLFKHFDKALSRRFDLVLNFNRYQRQDLIDISEVILKHYLKKVENVKSELKLFRKIISLMQEIPLPGELKNIIKSAIYLSDPNDEHDYLKRLYKQISNDSYDLKKLKENNFTVREIEILTGISKSNVAVKLKGE
- the rsmA gene encoding 16S rRNA (adenine(1518)-N(6)/adenine(1519)-N(6))-dimethyltransferase RsmA; this translates as MQVKAKKHFGQNFISDPKLISKIVDVLGDDSDQLIIEIGPGTGALTTELVKRFKKVVAIEIDKELEPILRSKINSDNFDFVLADVLTVDFESLIKQYDFKKVSIISNMPYYITSEILFKTLKISHLLNKAVFMMQKEVAVRLCANKNENNYNNLSVVCEFYSDRKYEFTVVKGMFRPIPKVDSAIVSLTFNDKFKSQVKDDQKFAEFVRKLFNNKRKTILNNLTNIVSDKNLALDYLNKANIDAKKRPEQLGLEEFILLFNLIG
- a CDS encoding MATE family efflux transporter; its protein translation is MKFNLKKILYVKDFKQIMSLTIHIFLQLFFAAIISQINILLFSWYAGGTGFFAAVNKTTTLFIAIQFIPGLVASGTLVVGSKLFGQNKEKELSKLITTGILINLTITLFIYILTSVFASTFLSWLDAKNEFIVTNNKYNQINELDFCVKYFQIINISLVIMSVVQVLVAGLQIISKQRHIAIGSILSNVVDIILVVLVLYAFDWNPIYASLGLVLAVLFQLVYMIVVNVIYIDYRNWKFINQIEVKYMFETIKIGLPITLEVGLWNVCNFVANTAISHLYVNSTFIDQQQVINTFINLHRTLTAIVQYSITFLLAISTITSMLVAKMIGKNDKQKAFEIGVSCWKIAIYSQLLLSSITLVLTYPLLKAFNINSTLINKYGYILMSVLFIKLLFDTANMTLLRALWSTGDLWIPLSISVVTMISGMCLLPWLVSSTFKGDTGYGLVLIYLVISLDPILRSIIYTKRWFKRKWESRIKVV
- the rnmV gene encoding ribonuclease M5, whose amino-acid sequence is MLNKIKQVIIVEGKTDTQKLKNIFGNEIKTIETNGLSLDQKTLRIIKEFNDTVGVIIFTDPDGAGKKIREQIINYLDNKVLNAFITKQDVNKQYKKIGIAQADESAIKKALSELIVYDKNNDSISWNDYVNNDFYLKSNRDKICKHFNFEKSISSKTLFKWLNWMNLKVKDIKEILGE
- a CDS encoding DNA polymerase III subunit beta; the encoded protein is MNIRINRMVLLDNLQKAVKLIDHKNTNPSLTGIYLNAENDKVSIISTNGTLSFKSILDNKNSDLEIKQEGKVIIKPKYVLEMLRKLEDEFVILTMVEDSELTIRTHNSDFNVSVLNADDYPLIGFREKGTEIVLNPNEVKRTIYQVIVSMNENNKKLVLTGLNLKVEDDKVIFSTTDSFRISQKVLQAKSKIVEHVDITIPYKTVSELPRLLDNAKNLKIILFEGYITFIIDNVVFQSNLIDGRFPNVQIAFPKEFETIISLKQRVISKLLSRFDFPTDDGMPSIVNIKVDNDKIYFKTSISEVGKYEEEFEDFSIEGNKNISISFNTRFLIEAIKTLDEDIIELKLINSTKPIILNNMSDEDLKQVILPTFLSN